One window of the Streptomyces asoensis genome contains the following:
- a CDS encoding GNAT family N-acetyltransferase yields MPFTADVVLPAGTLSGAPQPVLRSGDGLLLRPWRAEDAPAVYAAFQDPAMHQWHIRAADSEEEVAGWIEEWRTSWAEERNAQWAVVDADSDELLGRVALRGILLAEGVAEVAYWTTRAARGRGVAPRATTALTRWAFDEIGFHRLELMHATANEASCRVAGKAGFLLEGTRRSAALHQDGWHDMHLHARVQGD; encoded by the coding sequence ATGCCCTTCACCGCCGACGTCGTCCTGCCCGCCGGAACCCTCTCGGGGGCCCCGCAGCCCGTGCTCCGCAGCGGCGACGGACTGCTCCTGCGCCCGTGGCGGGCCGAGGACGCCCCCGCCGTGTACGCCGCCTTCCAGGACCCCGCCATGCACCAGTGGCACATCAGGGCCGCCGACTCCGAGGAGGAGGTCGCCGGCTGGATCGAGGAGTGGCGTACGAGCTGGGCGGAGGAGCGGAACGCCCAGTGGGCCGTCGTCGACGCGGACAGCGACGAACTGCTGGGGCGGGTGGCGCTGCGGGGCATCCTGCTCGCCGAGGGCGTGGCCGAGGTCGCGTACTGGACGACCAGGGCGGCCCGTGGCCGGGGAGTCGCCCCCCGGGCCACGACCGCCCTCACCCGCTGGGCCTTCGACGAGATCGGCTTCCACCGCCTGGAGCTGATGCACGCCACCGCCAACGAGGCCTCCTGCCGGGTCGCGGGCAAGGCCGGCTTCCTTCTGGAGGGCACCAGGCGCAGTGCCGCCCTCCATCAGGACGGCTGGCACGACATGCATCTCCACGCGCGCGTACAGGGCGACTGA
- a CDS encoding cytochrome P450, protein MTPEHPTPTGPHDLALDPPPGCPAHGRGPGGLARLYGPGAEDLNELYERLREEHGPVAPVLLHDDLPMWMVLGHAENLRMVRTPSQFTKDSRIWSQMLDGKVRPDHPLMPHMAWQPICAHAEGDEHKRLRGAVTAAMATIDDRSVRRYINRSSQRLVNRFCEEGRADLVGDFAEHLPMAVMCHVLGMPDEYNDKMVHSARDALKGSETALASHEYVVQALARLTTRRRANPEDDFTSHLIGHPAGLTDDEVREHLRLVLFAAYEATVNLLSNALRMVLTDPRFLAQLNGGQMTVAEAVEQSLWDEPPFSTIFGYFAKQDTELGGQRIRRGDGLFFAPAPGNVDPRVRPDLSAHMQGNRSHLAFGSGPHECPGQDIGRAIADVGVDALLMRLPDVQLDCEEDELRWTMSIASRHLVELPVRFEPKDQQDVKHKPSHAPIPPQRLTRPVSTQPRPAPAPAPAPEPAPAPAPAPHSAPHSAPPVPQSTGPVRRPNAWRRFLSWWRGY, encoded by the coding sequence GTGACTCCCGAACACCCCACCCCGACCGGTCCGCACGACCTCGCCCTGGACCCGCCGCCCGGTTGCCCCGCGCACGGCCGGGGCCCCGGCGGACTGGCCCGCCTCTACGGCCCCGGCGCGGAGGACCTGAACGAACTGTACGAGCGGCTGCGCGAGGAACACGGCCCCGTGGCGCCGGTCCTGCTCCACGACGACCTGCCGATGTGGATGGTCCTCGGGCACGCCGAGAACCTGCGCATGGTGCGCACCCCGTCGCAGTTCACCAAGGACAGCCGCATCTGGTCGCAGATGCTGGACGGCAAGGTCAGGCCCGACCACCCGCTCATGCCGCACATGGCCTGGCAGCCCATCTGCGCCCACGCCGAGGGCGACGAGCACAAGCGGCTGCGCGGCGCGGTCACCGCCGCCATGGCCACCATCGACGACCGCAGTGTGCGCCGCTACATCAACCGCTCCAGCCAGCGCCTGGTCAACCGCTTCTGCGAGGAGGGTCGGGCCGACCTGGTCGGCGACTTCGCCGAGCACCTGCCGATGGCCGTGATGTGCCATGTCCTCGGCATGCCCGACGAGTACAACGACAAGATGGTGCACTCCGCCCGTGACGCGCTCAAGGGCAGCGAGACCGCGCTCGCCAGCCACGAGTACGTCGTGCAGGCGCTCGCCCGGCTCACCACCCGCCGCCGGGCCAACCCCGAGGACGACTTCACCAGCCACCTCATCGGCCACCCGGCGGGTCTCACCGACGACGAGGTCAGGGAGCATCTGCGCCTGGTGCTCTTCGCCGCCTACGAGGCCACCGTCAACCTGCTCTCCAACGCGCTGCGCATGGTCCTCACCGACCCGCGTTTCCTCGCCCAGCTCAACGGCGGCCAGATGACGGTGGCGGAGGCGGTCGAGCAGTCCCTGTGGGACGAGCCCCCGTTCAGCACCATCTTCGGCTACTTCGCGAAGCAGGACACGGAGTTGGGGGGCCAGCGCATCCGCCGGGGCGACGGTCTCTTCTTCGCGCCCGCGCCCGGCAACGTGGATCCCCGGGTACGCCCCGACCTGTCCGCCCACATGCAGGGCAACCGCTCCCACCTCGCCTTCGGCAGCGGTCCGCACGAGTGCCCAGGCCAGGACATCGGCCGCGCCATCGCCGACGTCGGCGTCGACGCGCTGCTGATGCGGCTGCCGGACGTGCAACTCGACTGCGAAGAGGACGAGTTGCGGTGGACGATGTCGATCGCCTCGCGGCACCTGGTGGAGCTGCCGGTCCGGTTCGAGCCGAAGGACCAGCAGGACGTCAAGCACAAGCCGAGCCACGCCCCGATCCCGCCGCAGCGTCTGACGCGGCCGGTGAGCACCCAGCCGCGGCCTGCGCCGGCGCCGGCGCCTGCCCCCGAGCCGGCGCCCGCCCCGGCGCCCGCGCCGCACTCCGCGCCGCACTCCGCGCCGCCCGTCCCGCAGTCGACGGGGCCGGTCCGCAGGCCCAACGCCTGGCGGCGCTTCCTGTCCTGGTGGCGCGGTTACTGA
- a CDS encoding RluA family pseudouridine synthase, with protein sequence MRRRTPPPPSPLPQRDGIDPVRVRLPGEGAWATVREHLVERLGPARAGVAEGMLEAGLVVGADGRAVAPDAAYVPGMFVWYHRELPPEVPVPFPLEIVHCDEHIVVVDKPHFLATTPRGSHVTESALARLRRELDIPALGAAHRLDRLTAGLVLFTVRPEERGAYQSLFRDRRVRKVYEAVAPYDPELALPRTVRSRIVKERGVLAAYEVAGEPNAVSRVELVEHGARGLGRYRLLPATGQTHQLRVHMNTLGVPILGDPLYPEVAAPVPAGDFRRPLQLLARELEFTDPVTGTEHRLRSGRVLEAWTSYDGWAAAPSAGAAQ encoded by the coding sequence ATGAGACGCCGTACGCCGCCCCCGCCCTCCCCGCTGCCGCAGCGCGACGGGATCGACCCGGTACGGGTCCGGTTGCCCGGCGAGGGCGCCTGGGCCACCGTGCGGGAGCACCTGGTGGAGCGGCTGGGCCCGGCGCGCGCCGGGGTCGCGGAAGGGATGCTGGAGGCCGGGCTCGTCGTCGGCGCCGACGGGCGGGCGGTGGCGCCGGACGCGGCCTACGTACCGGGGATGTTCGTCTGGTACCACCGCGAGCTGCCGCCCGAGGTGCCCGTGCCGTTCCCGCTGGAGATCGTGCACTGCGACGAGCACATCGTCGTCGTCGACAAGCCGCACTTCCTGGCCACCACCCCGCGCGGCAGCCATGTCACCGAGAGCGCGCTGGCCCGGCTGCGGCGGGAGCTGGACATCCCCGCGCTCGGCGCCGCGCACCGGCTCGACCGGCTCACCGCCGGGCTCGTGCTGTTCACCGTGCGCCCCGAGGAGCGCGGCGCGTACCAGTCGCTCTTCCGCGACCGCCGGGTGCGCAAGGTGTACGAGGCCGTCGCGCCGTACGACCCGGAGCTCGCCCTGCCCCGGACCGTGCGCAGCCGGATCGTCAAGGAGCGCGGGGTCCTGGCCGCCTACGAGGTGGCGGGCGAGCCGAATGCCGTGAGCCGCGTCGAGCTCGTCGAGCACGGTGCGCGAGGACTCGGCCGGTACCGGCTGCTGCCCGCCACCGGGCAGACCCATCAGCTGCGTGTCCATATGAACACGCTCGGCGTGCCCATCCTCGGCGATCCGCTCTACCCCGAGGTGGCCGCCCCCGTGCCGGCCGGTGACTTCCGGCGCCCGCTTCAGCTGCTGGCGCGGGAGCTGGAGTTCACCGATCCGGTCACGGGGACGGAGCACCGGCTGCGGAGCGGTCGGGTGCTCGAGGCCTGGACGTCGTACGACGGCTGGGCCGCCGCTCCGTCGGCGGGCGCCGCTCAGTAA